One genomic segment of Ricinus communis isolate WT05 ecotype wild-type chromosome 3, ASM1957865v1, whole genome shotgun sequence includes these proteins:
- the LOC8275698 gene encoding uncharacterized protein LOC8275698 isoform X4, producing the protein MGTVIDSHFLALTAIVTVGYQLLFFIVTALLKIDKVTDFAGSTNFVILAVLTSVVKGTWHFRQVILSLLVVIWGFRLGLFLLMRILQWGEDRRFDEMRGNLGRLAIFWILQAVWVWTVSLPVTVVNASDRNPSLEALDIIGWIMWSMGFLFEATADQQKLAFKNSPENRGKWCNVGLWKYTRHPNYFGEIFLWWGIFVASAPVLEGAEWLVILGPVFLTLLLLFLSGIPLLEKSADKKFGNVAAYRAYKRTTSPLIPLPSEVYGNLPSWFKATFLFEFPFYSRNLPLEGTTWNKKS; encoded by the exons ATGGGAACCGTTATTGACTCCCATTTTCTAGCTCTCACTGCCATCGTCACT GTGGGATATCAGTTGCTATTCTTTATAGTCACTGCTCTACTGAAGATTGATAAAGTCACTGACTTTGCTG GAAGCACTAATTTTGTTATACTTGCTGTGTTGACTTCGGTTGTGAAAGGGACATGGCATTTCAGGCAG GTGATCTTGAGTTTACTTGTAGTAATATGGGGTTTTCGTCTGGGATTGTTTCTATTAATGAG GATCCTGCAGTGGGGGGAGGACAGACGCTTTGATGAAATGCGTGGAAATTTGGGGAGATTAGCAATTTTCTGGATACTGCAG GCTGTCTGGGTGTGGACAGTGAGTTTACCTGTAACAGTGGTTAATGCAAGTGACAGAAATCCATCCCTTGAGGCTCTAGATATAATTGGATGGATTATGTGGTCTATGGGGTTTTTGTTTGAAGCTACAGCTGATCAGCAAAAACTGGCATTCAAGAACTCTCCAGAAAATAGAGGGAAATGGTGCAATGTTGGACTATGGAAGTACACTCGTCATCCAAACTATTTTGGCGAG ATTTTTCTCTGGTGGGGAATTTTTGTGGCTTCTGCCCCTGTGCTGGAAGGTGCTGAGTGGCTTGTGATCCTTGGGCCAGTCTTTCTGACAttattgcttcttttcttaagTGGCATACCATTGCTTGAg AAATCTGCTGATAAGAAATTTGGCAATGTGGCTGCATACAGGGCGTATAAGAGGACAACTAG CCCTCTCATTCCGCTGCCTTCCGAAGTTTATGGGAACTTGCCCTCATGGTTCAAAGCAACTTTCCTCTTTGAATTTCCTTTCTACAGTCGCAATCTTCCACTTGAGGGGACAACATG GAATAAGAAATCATAA
- the LOC8275699 gene encoding peptidyl-prolyl cis-trans isomerase FKBP17-2, chloroplastic, which yields MATFFGSPTFLSHPLARTNYFSSSSQAPPPPPPTPPTPPSQSQSSVPPQQLSTSSSDRPTPISAKVQEQKPVKPVAASTTKVESTDWIASTLTRRFGLGAGLAWAGFLAFGVISEQIKTRLEVFQQEANTRDVEKEDEVVLPNGIRYIELRVGGGASPRPGDLVVIDLKGRVEGSGQVFVDTFGGDMNKKKPLALVMGSRPYSKGMCEGIEYVLRSMKAGGKRKVTVPSSLGFGENGADLGSGVQIPPFATLEYIVEVEKVSIAPA from the exons ATGGCTACTTTCTTTGGCTCTCCAACTTTTCTCTCTCACCCATTAGCAAGAACTAACTACTTCTCTTCATCATCTCAGGCAccacctcctcctcctcctacCCCACCAACTCCACCTTCACAATCACAGTCATCAGTGCCACCACAACAGCTAAGCACAAGCTCATCTGATCGGCCAACACCAATCTCTGCTAAAGTTCAAGAACAAAAGCCTGTTAAGCCTGTTGCTGCTTCCACTACCAAAGTTGAAAGCACTGACTGGATAGCTTCCACATTAACAAGGCGGTTTGGCCTTGGTGCTGGCCTTGCTTGGGCTGGTTTTCTTGCATTTGGTGTGATCTCTGAGCAGATTAAGACCCGCCTTGAAGTCTTCCAACAAGAAGCAAATACAAG AGATGTTGAGAAGGAAGACGAGGTAGTCTTGCCTAACGGCATAAG GTACATTGAATTGAGGGTTGGAGGGGGTGCTTCTCCAAGGCCAGGGGACTTGGTGGTGATTGATCTCAAGGGAAGAGTTGAAGGAAGTGGACAAGTATTTGTTGATACATTTGGAGGAGACATGAACAAGAAGAAGCCTTTGGCATTAGTAATGGGGTCAAGGCCTTATAGTAAAGGAATGTGTGAGGGTATAGAATATGTATTGAGATCAATGAAAGCTGGAGGGAAAAGGAAAGTTACAGTGCCCTCTAGTTTAGGGTTTGGAGAAAATGGTGCAGATTTAGGTTCTGGTGTACAAATCCCACCTTTTGCCACTCTTGAGTACATTGTGGAGGTTGAGAAAGTTTCAATTGCACCAGcttga
- the LOC8275698 gene encoding uncharacterized protein LOC8275698 isoform X5, with the protein MGTVIDSHFLALTAIVTVGYQLLFFIVTALLKIDKVTDFAGSTNFVILAVLTSVVKGTWHFRQVILSLLVVIWGFRLGLFLLMRILQWGEDRRFDEMRGNLGRLAIFWILQAVWVWTVSLPVTVVNASDRNPSLEALDIIGWIMWSMGFLFEATADQQKLAFKNSPENRGKWCNVGLWKYTRHPNYFGEIFLWWGIFVASAPVLEGAEWLVILGPVFLTLLLLFLSGIPLLEKSADKKFGNVAAYRAYKRTTSPLIPLPSEVYGNLPSWFKATFLFEFPFYSRNLPLEGTT; encoded by the exons ATGGGAACCGTTATTGACTCCCATTTTCTAGCTCTCACTGCCATCGTCACT GTGGGATATCAGTTGCTATTCTTTATAGTCACTGCTCTACTGAAGATTGATAAAGTCACTGACTTTGCTG GAAGCACTAATTTTGTTATACTTGCTGTGTTGACTTCGGTTGTGAAAGGGACATGGCATTTCAGGCAG GTGATCTTGAGTTTACTTGTAGTAATATGGGGTTTTCGTCTGGGATTGTTTCTATTAATGAG GATCCTGCAGTGGGGGGAGGACAGACGCTTTGATGAAATGCGTGGAAATTTGGGGAGATTAGCAATTTTCTGGATACTGCAG GCTGTCTGGGTGTGGACAGTGAGTTTACCTGTAACAGTGGTTAATGCAAGTGACAGAAATCCATCCCTTGAGGCTCTAGATATAATTGGATGGATTATGTGGTCTATGGGGTTTTTGTTTGAAGCTACAGCTGATCAGCAAAAACTGGCATTCAAGAACTCTCCAGAAAATAGAGGGAAATGGTGCAATGTTGGACTATGGAAGTACACTCGTCATCCAAACTATTTTGGCGAG ATTTTTCTCTGGTGGGGAATTTTTGTGGCTTCTGCCCCTGTGCTGGAAGGTGCTGAGTGGCTTGTGATCCTTGGGCCAGTCTTTCTGACAttattgcttcttttcttaagTGGCATACCATTGCTTGAg AAATCTGCTGATAAGAAATTTGGCAATGTGGCTGCATACAGGGCGTATAAGAGGACAACTAG CCCTCTCATTCCGCTGCCTTCCGAAGTTTATGGGAACTTGCCCTCATGGTTCAAAGCAACTTTCCTCTTTGAATTTCCTTTCTACAGTCGCAATCTTCCACTTGAGGGGACAACATG A
- the LOC8275698 gene encoding uncharacterized protein LOC8275698 isoform X2, whose product MGTVIDSHFLALTAIVTVGYQLLFFIVTALLKIDKVTDFAGSTNFVILAVLTSVVKGTWHFRQVILSLLVVIWGFRLGLFLLMRILQWGEDRRFDEMRGNLGRLAIFWILQAVWVWTVSLPVTVVNASDRNPSLEALDIIGWIMWSMGFLFEATADQQKLAFKNSPENRGKWCNVGLWKYTRHPNYFGEIFLWWGIFVASAPVLEGAEWLVILGPVFLTLLLLFLSGIPLLEKSADKKFGNVAAYRAYKRTTSPLIPLPSEVYGNLPSWFKATFLFEFPFYSRNLPLEGTTWCRTSRGDHSKGLKMS is encoded by the exons ATGGGAACCGTTATTGACTCCCATTTTCTAGCTCTCACTGCCATCGTCACT GTGGGATATCAGTTGCTATTCTTTATAGTCACTGCTCTACTGAAGATTGATAAAGTCACTGACTTTGCTG GAAGCACTAATTTTGTTATACTTGCTGTGTTGACTTCGGTTGTGAAAGGGACATGGCATTTCAGGCAG GTGATCTTGAGTTTACTTGTAGTAATATGGGGTTTTCGTCTGGGATTGTTTCTATTAATGAG GATCCTGCAGTGGGGGGAGGACAGACGCTTTGATGAAATGCGTGGAAATTTGGGGAGATTAGCAATTTTCTGGATACTGCAG GCTGTCTGGGTGTGGACAGTGAGTTTACCTGTAACAGTGGTTAATGCAAGTGACAGAAATCCATCCCTTGAGGCTCTAGATATAATTGGATGGATTATGTGGTCTATGGGGTTTTTGTTTGAAGCTACAGCTGATCAGCAAAAACTGGCATTCAAGAACTCTCCAGAAAATAGAGGGAAATGGTGCAATGTTGGACTATGGAAGTACACTCGTCATCCAAACTATTTTGGCGAG ATTTTTCTCTGGTGGGGAATTTTTGTGGCTTCTGCCCCTGTGCTGGAAGGTGCTGAGTGGCTTGTGATCCTTGGGCCAGTCTTTCTGACAttattgcttcttttcttaagTGGCATACCATTGCTTGAg AAATCTGCTGATAAGAAATTTGGCAATGTGGCTGCATACAGGGCGTATAAGAGGACAACTAG CCCTCTCATTCCGCTGCCTTCCGAAGTTTATGGGAACTTGCCCTCATGGTTCAAAGCAACTTTCCTCTTTGAATTTCCTTTCTACAGTCGCAATCTTCCACTTGAGGGGACAACATG GTGTAGAACGAGCAGGGGAGACCACAGCAAAGGATTGAAGATGAGTTAG
- the LOC8275698 gene encoding uncharacterized protein LOC8275698 isoform X3 encodes MGTVIDSHFLALTAIVTVGYQLLFFIVTALLKIDKVTDFAGSTNFVILAVLTSVVKGTWHFRQVILSLLVVIWGFRLGLFLLMRILQWGEDRRFDEMRGNLGRLAIFWILQAVWVWTVSLPVTVVNASDRNPSLEALDIIGWIMWSMGFLFEATADQQKLAFKNSPENRGKWCNVGLWKYTRHPNYFGEIFLWWGIFVASAPVLEGAEWLVILGPVFLTLLLLFLSGIPLLEKSADKKFGNVAAYRAYKRTTSPLIPLPSEVYGNLPSWFKATFLFEFPFYSRNLPLEGTTCALLQE; translated from the exons ATGGGAACCGTTATTGACTCCCATTTTCTAGCTCTCACTGCCATCGTCACT GTGGGATATCAGTTGCTATTCTTTATAGTCACTGCTCTACTGAAGATTGATAAAGTCACTGACTTTGCTG GAAGCACTAATTTTGTTATACTTGCTGTGTTGACTTCGGTTGTGAAAGGGACATGGCATTTCAGGCAG GTGATCTTGAGTTTACTTGTAGTAATATGGGGTTTTCGTCTGGGATTGTTTCTATTAATGAG GATCCTGCAGTGGGGGGAGGACAGACGCTTTGATGAAATGCGTGGAAATTTGGGGAGATTAGCAATTTTCTGGATACTGCAG GCTGTCTGGGTGTGGACAGTGAGTTTACCTGTAACAGTGGTTAATGCAAGTGACAGAAATCCATCCCTTGAGGCTCTAGATATAATTGGATGGATTATGTGGTCTATGGGGTTTTTGTTTGAAGCTACAGCTGATCAGCAAAAACTGGCATTCAAGAACTCTCCAGAAAATAGAGGGAAATGGTGCAATGTTGGACTATGGAAGTACACTCGTCATCCAAACTATTTTGGCGAG ATTTTTCTCTGGTGGGGAATTTTTGTGGCTTCTGCCCCTGTGCTGGAAGGTGCTGAGTGGCTTGTGATCCTTGGGCCAGTCTTTCTGACAttattgcttcttttcttaagTGGCATACCATTGCTTGAg AAATCTGCTGATAAGAAATTTGGCAATGTGGCTGCATACAGGGCGTATAAGAGGACAACTAG CCCTCTCATTCCGCTGCCTTCCGAAGTTTATGGGAACTTGCCCTCATGGTTCAAAGCAACTTTCCTCTTTGAATTTCCTTTCTACAGTCGCAATCTTCCACTTGAGGGGACAACATG tGCTTTATTACAGGAATAA
- the LOC8275698 gene encoding uncharacterized protein LOC8275698 isoform X1 encodes MGTVIDSHFLALTAIVTVGYQLLFFIVTALLKIDKVTDFAGSTNFVILAVLTSVVKGTWHFRQVILSLLVVIWGFRLGLFLLMRILQWGEDRRFDEMRGNLGRLAIFWILQAVWVWTVSLPVTVVNASDRNPSLEALDIIGWIMWSMGFLFEATADQQKLAFKNSPENRGKWCNVGLWKYTRHPNYFGEIFLWWGIFVASAPVLEGAEWLVILGPVFLTLLLLFLSGIPLLEKSADKKFGNVAAYRAYKRTTSPLIPLPSEVYGNLPSWFKATFLFEFPFYSRNLPLEGTTWHSPLVQGVERAGETTAKD; translated from the exons ATGGGAACCGTTATTGACTCCCATTTTCTAGCTCTCACTGCCATCGTCACT GTGGGATATCAGTTGCTATTCTTTATAGTCACTGCTCTACTGAAGATTGATAAAGTCACTGACTTTGCTG GAAGCACTAATTTTGTTATACTTGCTGTGTTGACTTCGGTTGTGAAAGGGACATGGCATTTCAGGCAG GTGATCTTGAGTTTACTTGTAGTAATATGGGGTTTTCGTCTGGGATTGTTTCTATTAATGAG GATCCTGCAGTGGGGGGAGGACAGACGCTTTGATGAAATGCGTGGAAATTTGGGGAGATTAGCAATTTTCTGGATACTGCAG GCTGTCTGGGTGTGGACAGTGAGTTTACCTGTAACAGTGGTTAATGCAAGTGACAGAAATCCATCCCTTGAGGCTCTAGATATAATTGGATGGATTATGTGGTCTATGGGGTTTTTGTTTGAAGCTACAGCTGATCAGCAAAAACTGGCATTCAAGAACTCTCCAGAAAATAGAGGGAAATGGTGCAATGTTGGACTATGGAAGTACACTCGTCATCCAAACTATTTTGGCGAG ATTTTTCTCTGGTGGGGAATTTTTGTGGCTTCTGCCCCTGTGCTGGAAGGTGCTGAGTGGCTTGTGATCCTTGGGCCAGTCTTTCTGACAttattgcttcttttcttaagTGGCATACCATTGCTTGAg AAATCTGCTGATAAGAAATTTGGCAATGTGGCTGCATACAGGGCGTATAAGAGGACAACTAG CCCTCTCATTCCGCTGCCTTCCGAAGTTTATGGGAACTTGCCCTCATGGTTCAAAGCAACTTTCCTCTTTGAATTTCCTTTCTACAGTCGCAATCTTCCACTTGAGGGGACAACATG GCACTCACCACTTGTACAAGGTGTAGAACGAGCAGGGGAGACCACAGCAAAGGATTGA